From a single Herbiconiux sp. SALV-R1 genomic region:
- a CDS encoding ABC transporter ATP-binding protein — translation MNATPATPPAAGPAVLDSDAELLRLDSVSVGYGGTPVTHGVDLTVRRGEIVCLLGPNGAGKTTTLLAISGLIPLMRGSVQFQQQDLLKKSPDALTRMGIVHVPEDRSLFGALTVGENLRVASRDPEDIARVLEYFPKLGDILDRKATVLSGGEQQMLALARALALRPALLIVDEMSLGLAPIVVESILPVFRRIVADTGCSVLMVEQHVRLALGIADRAYVMSRGRIVREGTAAQISASLDELRGSYLGVQTES, via the coding sequence ATGAACGCCACCCCCGCCACTCCCCCCGCCGCCGGCCCGGCGGTGCTCGACTCAGACGCCGAGCTCCTCCGTCTCGACTCGGTGAGCGTCGGGTACGGCGGCACACCCGTCACCCATGGTGTCGATCTCACCGTGCGACGAGGAGAGATCGTGTGTCTGCTCGGCCCCAATGGCGCCGGCAAGACGACGACCCTGCTCGCCATCTCGGGACTGATCCCGCTGATGAGGGGCTCGGTGCAGTTCCAGCAGCAGGACCTGCTGAAGAAGAGCCCCGACGCGCTCACCCGCATGGGCATCGTGCACGTGCCGGAGGACAGGTCGCTGTTCGGTGCCCTCACCGTCGGGGAGAACCTCAGGGTCGCGTCGCGCGACCCTGAGGACATCGCCCGCGTGCTCGAGTACTTCCCGAAGCTCGGTGACATCCTCGACCGCAAGGCCACGGTGCTCTCGGGCGGCGAGCAGCAGATGCTCGCCTTGGCCCGCGCCCTCGCACTTCGTCCGGCCCTTCTGATCGTCGACGAGATGAGCCTCGGGCTCGCGCCGATCGTCGTGGAGTCGATCCTCCCCGTCTTCCGCCGCATCGTCGCCGACACCGGATGCTCGGTGCTGATGGTGGAGCAACACGTGCGCCTCGCCCTCGGGATCGCCGATCGGGCCTACGTCATGTCACGCGGGCGCATCGTGCGCGAGGGAACCGCCGCACAGATCTCCGCCTCCCTCGACGAGCTGCGCGGCAGCTACCTCGGTGTTCAGACGGAGAGCTGA
- a CDS encoding thiamine pyrophosphate-binding protein, with the protein MTATGGELVIRTLERASVDVAFGINGAHVDSIYQAALDRSFRIVDTRNEMNAGHAAEGYARAGHRLGVALLTAGGGFTNAVTSIANAHLDRTPVLYIAASGPLGVDETNTLQAGIDQVAIATPITKWAHRVTRVELLPRLIAQAIRIATHGPRGPVLLDIPWDVLTATVDDALADGVEELGAHALTAALGADAVERILDGLAGAERPVFIAGSELTRGDGGAALRRLAEITGTPLFSDTEALGAIRESPLSFGLLQGLFGLDEAERPDRVVLFGLRFGLATAHGSGILIPRDAAVVQIDSDARELGRLQPIELGAVGDPAAAAEELARAALTWAAGWPDRSRWQERLRELVDGRFESVTAQAVRDDRIHPMDAVTAIAETVPAGSVVVADGALTYLWLSETISRAPVADYLCHGYLGSMGVGVGTALGAQAADVTRPVVLVTGDGAVGYSLGEFDSMVRAGLPVVVVVLNNRAWGATLHAQELILGPDRVVNNRLENGSYSGVARALGADSIDVSDIADLAPTLREALASGRPTCIEVHVSLAPVPPEENVIMGGKPF; encoded by the coding sequence CCGCATCGTCGACACCCGCAACGAGATGAACGCCGGGCACGCGGCCGAGGGGTACGCCCGGGCCGGACATCGCCTGGGCGTCGCGCTGCTCACCGCGGGGGGCGGCTTCACGAACGCGGTCACCTCGATCGCCAACGCCCACCTCGACCGCACCCCGGTGCTCTACATCGCCGCTTCAGGGCCGCTCGGCGTCGATGAGACGAATACGCTGCAGGCCGGGATCGACCAGGTCGCCATCGCTACGCCGATCACGAAGTGGGCGCACCGCGTGACCCGGGTCGAGCTCCTCCCGCGCCTCATCGCACAGGCCATCCGCATCGCCACACACGGCCCGCGCGGGCCGGTGCTGCTCGACATCCCCTGGGACGTGCTGACCGCCACGGTCGACGACGCTCTCGCCGACGGGGTGGAGGAGCTGGGCGCCCACGCTCTGACCGCCGCCCTGGGCGCGGATGCGGTCGAGCGCATCCTCGACGGACTCGCCGGAGCAGAGCGGCCGGTCTTCATCGCCGGTTCCGAACTCACCAGGGGTGACGGTGGTGCGGCTCTCCGCCGGCTCGCCGAGATCACCGGAACGCCGCTCTTCTCCGACACCGAGGCGCTCGGCGCCATCCGGGAGAGCCCGCTGTCGTTCGGTCTGTTGCAGGGACTGTTCGGCCTCGACGAAGCGGAACGACCCGACCGGGTGGTGCTCTTCGGGCTGCGGTTCGGGCTCGCAACAGCGCACGGCTCGGGCATTCTCATTCCCCGCGACGCCGCCGTGGTGCAGATCGACAGCGACGCCCGCGAGCTCGGCCGACTGCAGCCGATCGAACTCGGTGCCGTGGGCGACCCTGCTGCCGCCGCCGAGGAACTCGCTCGAGCCGCCCTCACCTGGGCGGCGGGTTGGCCGGATCGCTCGCGGTGGCAGGAGCGCCTGCGCGAGCTCGTCGACGGTCGCTTCGAGAGCGTGACGGCCCAGGCGGTGCGTGACGACCGCATCCACCCCATGGATGCGGTGACGGCCATCGCGGAGACCGTGCCCGCCGGATCGGTGGTCGTCGCCGACGGTGCACTGACCTATCTCTGGCTGTCGGAGACCATCTCGCGCGCACCCGTCGCCGACTACCTCTGCCACGGCTACCTGGGATCGATGGGGGTCGGGGTGGGAACGGCCCTCGGGGCCCAGGCTGCCGATGTCACCCGCCCGGTGGTGCTGGTGACCGGTGACGGGGCGGTCGGCTACAGTCTCGGCGAATTCGATTCGATGGTGCGGGCCGGGCTACCGGTCGTGGTGGTGGTGCTGAACAATCGCGCCTGGGGCGCCACGCTTCACGCGCAGGAACTCATACTGGGACCGGATCGTGTGGTGAACAATCGCCTCGAGAACGGTTCCTACAGCGGGGTGGCACGTGCTCTTGGAGCCGACAGCATCGATGTCAGCGACATCGCCGACCTCGCGCCCACTCTGCGGGAAGCGCTCGCTTCCGGCAGGCCCACCTGCATCGAGGTGCACGTCAGCCTCGCTCCGGTGCCGCCGGAGGAGAACGTCATCATGGGCGGCAAGCCGTTCTGA
- a CDS encoding VOC family protein — MLFDFGQPTDGVIQLAFVVPDLEQAMAEYSARLSIGPWTVFRDFAGHDPRYHGEPTEAVAHVALGFGGHLQYELIQPADDLPSVHRDVIADRGYGFHHFGVATTTFDASVAEYVARGYPVVFSASVDPQSRVAYFDTRDVLPGMTELIEASESTERAFTRMFAASASRQLSV; from the coding sequence ATGCTCTTCGATTTCGGACAGCCGACGGACGGTGTCATTCAGCTGGCGTTCGTCGTTCCCGACCTCGAGCAGGCCATGGCGGAGTACTCCGCACGTCTGTCGATCGGGCCGTGGACAGTGTTCCGCGACTTCGCAGGTCACGACCCGCGGTATCACGGCGAACCGACCGAGGCCGTCGCGCACGTCGCGCTCGGCTTCGGGGGTCACCTGCAGTACGAGCTCATCCAGCCGGCCGATGACCTGCCCTCCGTGCACCGCGACGTCATCGCGGACCGCGGCTACGGCTTCCACCACTTCGGCGTCGCGACCACGACCTTCGACGCTTCGGTGGCGGAGTACGTCGCGCGCGGCTACCCCGTGGTGTTCAGCGCCTCGGTCGACCCTCAGTCGCGCGTCGCCTATTTCGACACTCGCGACGTGCTGCCCGGCATGACCGAGCTGATCGAGGCGAGCGAGTCGACCGAGCGGGCCTTCACCCGGATGTTCGCGGCATCCGCCAGCCGTCAGCTCTCCGTCTGA